The following are encoded in a window of Candidatus Fluviicola riflensis genomic DNA:
- a CDS encoding transcription termination factor Rho, producing MNIQDLNGKLLPELREIAKKLGVKRVESFKKNELIDLISKNETAVPASPELKEMPASDAGGDDKKGKGRPRKAASTEPIGTSNPGKNVDLFTEPVAESAPVEAVPAEPKVISIEDATAPLRKMRPRKDKAGNDNQPEASENIPAQEVITETAETPAAAPETTESAAPNAKPANEKGNFNKNQQQGNREPREQREPRNVQQQPNNPNQQNRENNPQQQNRQPFNKQRQPQGEVNGNSNGNNAGNQQPQQNQNPNPNQNQNQNQQRQQNQNQQNQQRQQQNQQPQEEKVDEEAYNLVGIVTAEGVLEVIQDGYGFLRSSDYNYLPSPDDVYVSQSQIKLFGLKTGDTVRGTIRPPREGEKFFPLVKVDSINGRHPSYIRDRVPFEYLTPLFPDEKFKLTGHKDESLSTRIMDLFAPIGKGQRGMIVAQPKTGKTMLLKDVANAIAANHPEVYLIVLLIDERPEEVTDMARSVKAEVVASTFDEPADRHVKVANIVLEKAKRMVECGHDVCILLDSITRLARAYNTVSPASGKVLSGGVDANALHKPKRFFGSARKIENGGSLSILATALTETGSKMDEVIFEEFKGTGNMELQLDRKISNRRIYPAIDILASGTRREDLLVRKDVLQRIWLLRKFIADMNPVEAMEFMKSHMEHTKSNEEFLVSMNS from the coding sequence ATGAACATTCAAGACTTAAACGGTAAGTTATTACCAGAATTAAGAGAAATTGCAAAAAAATTGGGCGTCAAGCGCGTTGAATCATTCAAAAAAAACGAATTGATCGACCTGATCTCCAAAAATGAGACAGCCGTTCCTGCTTCCCCCGAATTGAAAGAAATGCCAGCCTCAGACGCAGGTGGTGACGATAAAAAAGGAAAAGGCCGACCGCGAAAAGCAGCCAGCACCGAACCGATCGGAACCTCCAATCCGGGCAAAAATGTTGATTTGTTTACAGAACCTGTAGCTGAATCAGCACCTGTAGAAGCAGTTCCGGCAGAACCAAAAGTTATTTCAATCGAAGATGCTACTGCGCCATTGCGAAAAATGCGTCCACGTAAAGATAAAGCAGGTAATGATAATCAACCCGAAGCAAGTGAAAATATTCCTGCTCAGGAAGTTATAACCGAAACAGCAGAAACTCCTGCAGCGGCTCCTGAAACAACAGAATCCGCCGCGCCCAACGCAAAACCGGCCAACGAAAAAGGAAATTTCAATAAGAATCAGCAGCAAGGAAACAGGGAACCACGTGAACAACGTGAGCCCCGTAACGTGCAGCAGCAACCAAATAACCCGAATCAGCAAAACCGGGAAAACAATCCGCAACAACAAAACCGCCAGCCTTTCAACAAACAGCGTCAGCCGCAAGGTGAAGTAAACGGTAATAGTAACGGAAACAATGCCGGCAATCAACAGCCACAACAAAACCAGAACCCGAACCCGAATCAAAATCAAAATCAAAATCAACAACGCCAGCAAAACCAGAATCAGCAAAACCAACAACGTCAGCAGCAAAATCAGCAGCCACAAGAAGAAAAAGTGGACGAAGAAGCTTACAACCTTGTTGGAATTGTTACCGCTGAAGGTGTATTGGAAGTGATCCAGGATGGCTATGGTTTCCTTCGCTCATCTGACTATAATTACCTGCCATCACCTGATGATGTGTACGTTTCTCAAAGTCAGATCAAATTATTCGGATTAAAAACAGGTGATACCGTTCGTGGCACGATTCGCCCGCCGCGTGAAGGTGAAAAATTCTTCCCGCTCGTAAAAGTCGATTCTATCAATGGCCGTCACCCAAGCTATATTCGCGACCGTGTGCCGTTTGAATACTTAACGCCGCTTTTCCCGGACGAGAAATTCAAACTGACAGGCCACAAAGACGAGTCGTTATCAACCCGTATCATGGATTTGTTTGCTCCGATTGGTAAAGGCCAGCGTGGAATGATCGTTGCGCAGCCGAAAACGGGTAAAACTATGTTATTGAAAGACGTAGCAAATGCTATCGCAGCCAATCACCCCGAAGTTTACCTGATCGTTTTACTTATTGATGAGCGTCCGGAAGAGGTAACCGACATGGCACGCAGCGTAAAAGCGGAAGTAGTGGCATCAACATTTGATGAACCTGCTGATCGTCACGTAAAAGTGGCCAACATCGTATTGGAAAAAGCAAAACGTATGGTTGAATGCGGTCACGATGTATGCATACTCCTGGATTCCATTACACGTCTTGCCCGTGCTTACAACACCGTTTCTCCGGCTTCGGGTAAAGTATTATCCGGTGGTGTGGATGCCAACGCGTTGCACAAACCAAAACGATTCTTCGGTTCGGCCCGTAAAATTGAAAATGGCGGTTCATTGTCCATTTTAGCAACAGCCTTAACGGAAACCGGTTCCAAAATGGATGAGGTGATTTTTGAAGAATTTAAAGGAACCGGTAACATGGAGTTGCAGTTGGATCGTAAGATTTCCAACCGACGCATCTACCCTGCTATCGATATTCTTGCTTCAGGAACACGTCGCGAAGATTTACTTGTGCGCAAAGATGTGTTGCAACGAATCTGGTTGCTGCGTAAGTTCATTGCAGACATGAATCCTGTAGAAGCTATGGAATTCATGAAATCGCACATGGAGCACACCAAATCAAACGAAGAGTTTTTAGTATCAATGAATTCATAA
- the uvrA gene encoding excinuclease ABC subunit A — translation MAEKCIHIKGARVNNLKNLEVKIPHGKLTVITGLSGSGKSSLAFDTLYAEGQRRYIESLSSYARQFLGKLDKPETDFIKGIAPAIAIQQKVISNNPRSTVGTTTEIYDYLKLLFARIGKTISPISGHEVKKQNVQDVLGYIFSVEDGKRLLICAPYTHLKQYGKERSLQLLKEQGYSRLLIDHEMVALEDLTPSTLSEDAIIYIVIDRIVTQAPDDDTRGRLADSVQLAYAEGNNECMVFSIDTKEERHFSGKFELDGMAFAEPTPHLFTFNNPYGACKTCEGYGSVIGIDPNLVIPDTSLSVFEGAIAPWKGEVMSEYQQELISNSRKFDFPVHRPIDELTKEQYDLLWKGNKYFTGINGFIAHIESQSYKIQYRVMLSRYRGKTNCPECHGTRLREDANFVKVDGRSIKELVLMPVEEALEFFQNLKVSEHDQQVTKRVLPEITQRLSFLCDVGLGYLTLNRAANTLSGGESQRINLATSLGSSLVGSMYILDEPSIGLHPRDTERLIKVLKRLRDLGNTVIVVEHEEDIMKAADEIIDIGPAAGKFGGEVVFQGTYADLKNAKNSLTADYLLGNKEIPMPAKRRNGKNKLSVSGAREHNLKNVTIDFPLNRIVAITGVSGSGKSTLVKEILYPAVRKHFGQFGDQQGLFKLLSGDLNSLSEVELIDQNPIGKSSRSNPVTYVKAFDDIRELFSRQQLAKQQGLKPGFFSFNVEGGRCEMCEGEGVVTVSMQFMADVHLNCEACNGSRYKQDALDIRYREKNIADILEMDISSALEFFKVGKDKLDEKIVQKIQPLEDVGLGYLQMGQSSSSLSGGEAQRVKLASFLIKGVQNTKKTLFIFDEPTTGLHFHDIEKLMIAFNRLVNDGHSIVVIEHNMDVIKCADWIIDIGPEGGEKGGNVVFEGTPEQLITQQNNYTAKHLKERFSALV, via the coding sequence ATGGCCGAAAAATGCATTCATATCAAAGGCGCACGCGTCAATAATCTCAAAAATCTCGAAGTTAAAATACCGCACGGAAAGCTTACCGTAATTACCGGTTTATCAGGCTCAGGAAAATCTTCCCTGGCGTTTGATACACTTTATGCCGAAGGGCAACGACGTTATATTGAAAGTTTATCGTCGTATGCGCGACAATTTCTCGGTAAACTGGATAAACCTGAAACCGACTTTATCAAAGGAATTGCACCTGCGATAGCTATTCAGCAAAAAGTAATTTCCAACAACCCGCGGTCTACAGTTGGAACAACAACAGAAATCTATGATTACCTCAAATTGTTGTTTGCCCGGATTGGAAAAACAATTTCCCCTATTTCAGGTCACGAGGTGAAAAAACAAAACGTACAGGACGTGCTTGGGTACATTTTCTCTGTAGAAGACGGAAAACGATTGCTGATTTGCGCACCTTATACACATCTCAAACAGTATGGAAAAGAACGAAGCCTGCAACTCTTAAAAGAACAAGGTTACAGCCGTTTGCTCATCGATCATGAAATGGTTGCGCTCGAAGACCTGACTCCTTCCACTCTTTCTGAAGATGCTATTATCTATATTGTGATCGACCGGATTGTTACGCAAGCTCCGGATGATGATACACGCGGACGATTAGCCGACTCTGTACAATTGGCTTATGCCGAAGGAAACAACGAATGCATGGTCTTTTCGATTGACACGAAAGAAGAACGTCACTTTTCGGGAAAGTTCGAACTCGACGGAATGGCCTTTGCCGAGCCGACTCCTCACCTCTTTACCTTCAATAATCCATACGGAGCCTGCAAAACCTGCGAAGGTTATGGTTCGGTGATCGGGATCGATCCTAATTTGGTAATTCCCGATACGAGTTTGAGCGTTTTTGAAGGAGCAATCGCACCGTGGAAAGGCGAGGTGATGAGCGAATATCAGCAGGAATTGATCTCCAATTCACGAAAGTTTGATTTCCCCGTTCACCGGCCTATTGATGAACTGACCAAAGAACAATATGATCTGCTGTGGAAAGGAAATAAGTATTTCACCGGAATCAACGGTTTCATTGCACACATTGAAAGCCAATCCTATAAAATTCAATACCGCGTGATGCTTTCCCGTTATAGGGGAAAAACAAATTGTCCTGAATGCCACGGAACCCGTTTGCGCGAAGATGCCAATTTTGTAAAAGTTGACGGTCGAAGTATCAAAGAACTGGTATTGATGCCGGTAGAAGAAGCATTGGAGTTTTTTCAGAATCTGAAAGTCTCCGAACATGACCAACAGGTTACGAAACGCGTTTTGCCTGAAATCACGCAGCGCCTGAGCTTTCTCTGCGATGTCGGATTGGGTTACCTGACACTCAACCGTGCAGCCAATACGCTTTCTGGTGGTGAATCACAACGAATCAACCTGGCCACTTCGCTGGGGAGCAGTTTGGTAGGTTCCATGTATATCCTGGACGAACCGAGTATTGGTTTGCATCCGCGTGATACGGAGCGATTGATCAAAGTACTCAAACGGCTCCGCGACCTCGGAAATACGGTCATTGTTGTAGAACACGAAGAAGATATTATGAAAGCCGCCGATGAAATTATCGACATTGGTCCGGCAGCCGGTAAATTTGGTGGCGAAGTGGTCTTCCAGGGAACTTATGCCGACCTGAAAAATGCCAAAAACAGTCTTACAGCCGATTATTTGCTGGGAAACAAAGAAATTCCGATGCCCGCCAAACGGCGCAACGGGAAAAATAAACTGTCGGTTTCAGGCGCGCGCGAACACAATCTAAAAAACGTAACTATCGACTTTCCATTGAATCGAATCGTGGCTATCACAGGTGTAAGCGGTTCAGGAAAATCAACATTGGTGAAGGAAATCTTGTATCCGGCGGTGCGTAAACACTTCGGGCAATTTGGCGACCAACAGGGGTTATTTAAACTATTGTCCGGCGATTTAAACAGCCTTTCCGAAGTAGAACTGATCGACCAGAATCCAATCGGGAAATCGTCGAGAAGTAATCCAGTTACATACGTAAAAGCATTTGATGACATCCGTGAATTGTTTTCGCGCCAGCAATTAGCCAAGCAGCAAGGTTTGAAGCCCGGTTTCTTTTCCTTTAACGTAGAAGGTGGCCGTTGTGAAATGTGCGAAGGCGAAGGTGTTGTAACCGTAAGCATGCAGTTTATGGCCGATGTGCATCTGAATTGCGAAGCCTGTAACGGTTCACGCTACAAACAGGATGCGCTGGATATTCGTTACCGCGAAAAAAACATCGCCGATATCCTGGAAATGGATATTTCTTCCGCACTGGAATTTTTCAAAGTCGGGAAAGATAAACTGGACGAGAAAATCGTGCAGAAAATTCAACCGCTCGAAGACGTGGGCTTGGGTTATTTGCAAATGGGACAATCATCCAGTTCATTAAGTGGCGGTGAAGCACAGCGTGTAAAACTGGCTTCATTCCTGATCAAAGGTGTTCAAAACACAAAGAAAACCTTGTTTATTTTCGACGAACCAACAACCGGCTTGCATTTCCATGATATTGAAAAACTTATGATTGCGTTTAATCGCCTGGTCAACGACGGACATTCGATTGTGGTTATCGAGCACAACATGGACGTAATCAAATGTGCCGACTGGATCATTGATATTGGCCCGGAAGGTGGCGAAAAAGGTGGAAATGTGGTGTTTGAAGGAACGCCTGAACAACTGATTACCCAACAAAACAACTATACGGCGAAACACTTAAAAGAACGGTTCAGTGCATTAGTTTAA
- a CDS encoding RNA polymerase subunit sigma-24, whose translation MVMKNLDDQQLVSIYLDGGEQAFEVLLLRHKDKIFRSIYNKIRDRELAEDIFQETFVKVINTLKLGNYNEEGKFLPWAMRIAQNLVIDHFRKAGRMRMVGERSSKSEDFNIFSILKLEDANIEQSITRDELEKQMIQLIDYLPETQKDIILKRIFQDLSFKEIADMEDISINTALGRMRYALINLRKMIEKYQLVTDID comes from the coding sequence ATGGTTATGAAAAATCTAGACGACCAACAGCTTGTGTCTATTTATTTAGACGGTGGAGAACAAGCATTCGAGGTGTTACTATTGCGTCACAAAGACAAAATTTTCCGAAGCATTTACAATAAGATTCGCGACCGCGAGCTTGCAGAAGATATTTTTCAGGAAACATTCGTGAAAGTAATTAACACCCTCAAATTGGGTAATTATAATGAAGAAGGTAAGTTTTTGCCTTGGGCGATGCGTATTGCGCAGAACTTGGTAATTGACCATTTCAGAAAAGCAGGACGTATGCGTATGGTGGGCGAGCGTTCTTCTAAAAGTGAAGATTTCAATATCTTTTCTATTCTGAAACTGGAAGATGCCAATATCGAGCAAAGCATTACCCGCGATGAGTTGGAAAAACAAATGATCCAATTGATTGACTATTTGCCCGAGACACAAAAAGATATTATTCTAAAACGCATTTTTCAAGATCTGTCTTTTAAAGAGATTGCGGATATGGAAGATATTTCAATCAATACGGCACTTGGACGGATGCGCTATGCGCTGATCAACCTGCGCAAAATGATTGAAAAATACCAGCTTGTCACCGATATCGATTGA